The window GGGCCCACCGCTTcgggggcagcaggagcaggggggcctcaggggggctggggccacatgggggggcggggggccgagGGGGCGAGGGGCCGAGCTGGCCATGCTGTGCGCCGTCCCCACTGAGCCTCCTCTCACCGCTGCCCCAGAAGCCCAGACCCCGGCCCCGGGCTAAGGAGGGGGCACCTCCCacctcaggcctcaggcctcggCCCAGACACCAGTGGCTCCTGCAAGCCCTGGGAACAGCCCCTGCCCACAGGTGCCCACTCAGTGCCaggtgggctgggggcgggcagagaggcccagcgccccccccccgcccctcccccagcagccggTCCCAGTTCCTCAGACCGGCCAGGGGGGGGCCCAGCCCGCGGTGCCCAGAGCAGCCAGCTTGCCGCAGCGAAGCCCCAAGGACGAAGGCCCCCCCTTTCCTACCCTGAGGACTCGCAcgcagccctggccaggctcccagAGTGGCCGCCGCCGGAGTGTGGGGGGCCCTCTGCAggccccagcctgctccctctggcCCCCCCTCCCAGCAGCGCCCAGGAAGCCAGCGCCACACCCCCCGCTGGCATCCCCGGCTCTAGGACCCCAGGCGGCCTCTGAGGATCGCGTGTCTGGGTGGGGCATCCTCTCCCTCCcagaccacccctcccccctccggcCACCCAGACTGAGGAGACCCGGCTCTGGGGAGGCGAGACCACCCCCAACCCGCAGGTGTGGCCATGCGGGGACCCAGGAGGCTCTCCCCAAACTCTGCCCGCTCTTCCTGGCCCTGCCCAGTGTCCTCCTggggtccccccacccctgtccgGGCTGGACGCCTGTCGCTGCCTGTCCTCAGCCTCCTCTCACCTGGggcccagcagccagccccacccagctgccctgggGCTACCTGAGGGGGCTCCTCTCCAggtgccacccccccccccccccgcccagcccagaCCTAGAGGAGGAGAAGGCGAAGAGCGAAGCTGGCGCTGGGCCTCGTGCAGGGCAGGTCCAGCCAGGCCACTGCAGGCCGCCTCGCTCACCTGGGGCCGGGGGAGTGTGGGGGGTATGTGGGGCTGTGGGGGGCACGTGGGGCCAGGGGAGTGGGGTAcatggggccgggggtggggtacGTGGGGCCAGGGTGGCTCACCAGGCAGACAGGAGCGACTGGGTGATGAGGGGCATGTTTGGGCCTGAGATTggcctcacagagcagggcctgtgcaggGACAGGTCCCGGATACGGGGGGTCACTCAGCCAGGGCAGGGGCGTGCTGTGCAGCCTGGGACGCCCACCTGTGAGGGGGGAGGTTCTGGAGGCCCCTGGGGTGCGGTCCCGACGGAAACCCAGGGACGGTGAGCAGTCACCGTGTGGAGCCTGATGCCTCCAGGTTCGCAGAGGGCGCTTCCCGCGGAGCCGCGGCCGGTGTGCGCGTGAGACCCACGCAGCCAACCCGTCCTTTCCGGCGACCCCAGCCTGACGCCCAAGCCTGCGTGGTCTCCACGGGCGGCCAGGAGAGCGGCGCCAGCTCACACCGCAGGGTCCCAGCAGCGCGGCCGGCGGCTCCggctcccaggctgcctggcCGTTTGCTCAGccatgggggggggtgggggggcgggaggcgaGGGGGGCTGCGCCCAAGgagaccccctccctcccccccacaccccgcatCGGCTAGAAAGCCAGCTTTctccttgtccccccccccccccaggggcacGGGGCGATGGGGCCCAGGAGCCTGCAGAACCCGAGGGACTAGGCAGCGCTGGGATTTGCAACCCTGTAAACCAGGTGCTCTTGTCACTACAACTTTGTTTGGGGAGGAAAAGTCAGTTTTTATAAAATGCTATTCATGGTAACATGTAACGGCGAGTTGCTATTTTTAACGAGCTGAGTCCATCAGTATTTTTAAACGCCCGGTTTCATTTCTAATGTGAACAGCAAACcatcagcccggccggcgtggctcaggggccgagcgtcgaccgatgaaccaggaggtcacggttcgcttccccgtcggggcacaggcctgggcacaggCGAGCAGGAGGCGGCAGgccaatgcttctctctcatcattgatgtttctctctctctccctccctctcccttcctctctgaaatcaataaaaatatattttttaaaatagcaaatgatCGTCGCCAGGGGTGTGCCGGTCGGACGGACAGCCAGCCCCGGGGAGAAGCCCCGCGGGTGGTGTGCGCGGTTTCCGCGATCGCAAGCGCGGACCCTGGGACTCTGAGCTCGGAGTTGGGGGGACATGGGGGGCCTGAGCGCCAAACCCCCAGTCTCCGCGATTTCCGCCGGCGTCCGGGacagacaccccctccccacacccggGCGAGGGGACCGCCGCTGTCGCAGAGGAAGCGGGAGGCGCAGTGTTGCTTACCGTGGTTCCTGAGATAATGGGCATGTTTACAGGATTCAATTAGCTTAATTCGATTTTAATTGTGGCTGCGCCTCACAGGCAGCTCACAAGTGGCTGGCGATCTTGTAATTTAACCGGTTATTAGGGACAGAcgagaagcaaagggaaggccagccGGGATCAGCCTGTCCCCTGGGGGCGGGTCCAGCGcagctggggtgacagagagaCCGGCTTGCTGTCCATCACACCTGGGGCGGAGATGGTGGCCAGTGGGCGTGGCCCTGAGGGCTCAGCATGCACGGCCCCTGCACAGGCCGTCCCGCCTGTGTGTTCCGGACTCTGGGGACCCTGTGGCTCTGCAGCCTTTCGGTGCTTCCTCTCGCCCGTGTGCCGTGGGCTGATGGGCCGCAGCCGGCCTGGCGCTGGGCTGGGCCCGGCCCCGACGTGGAACAGAAACGCCAGACCCCGGCCTGAGGCGgcctctccccaggccccagcGCACTCCCAGGCCCGGCTCAGGCGCAGGGAAGTGGGGCTTTGGAGACCGAGGGCTGTGCCTCCAGGGGAATAAGGCTTCCTGCCATCTCATCCTCCCGCGGCCTCCGGGACCCCGATGCCAGCGGCACCCCAAGCACCCGCCCCAGCAGCCCGGGGGAGAGGACGCTCCTGACAGAGCTCTGGGTCCCCACAACCGGTCAGAGAGGCGGGAAGGGGTGCGGAATCCACAGGTTAGCGCCGCTGTTGTCCATCAAAAATAATTGCAACAATCCGGCCGGCGGGTCACggttcattcccggtcagggcacaggcctgggttgcgggctcgatccccgtgcGGGCGTGCAGGCCACAGCCGAtggatcgatggttctctctctctccctctcccttcctctctgaaaccaataaataaatatttaaaaacatacttgCAACAAAACACCATGCGTTCTGTGAACCACCGAAACCACAGCGTCAGGTGCGTCctgaggggccgggcggggcggcaCTCACTCCACAGAGGCCCCATCAGTCACGAGTGGGCCTGGGCCCGTGAGGAAGGGGTGCCAGGCGATGCGGGCGATTTGGGGCACGGGTGGGGGTCGGGGCTCTGGCTGTGCGGGCCAGTGTGTGCTCGTGGCCAGAGCAGGAAGGCGGACTCCTGGCCGGACGGGGTCTCCCCGGCTGCTCTGCTCTGGGCCCCTTGTCCATACCCCGACCAGGCACGGCTTGGGGTGCTGCCGGGTGCCCCACTGCCCAGCTGAGGGGCTTTCACACCGCCCACCTgtgccaccaccccacccccctggccaccaccccaaccccctggcCACCACCCCAGTACCTCCAGGGAGGGTGAGGGCCCCCAGGTGCTGTAGGCGGAGAAGCCTGTTTTCCAGGTTCATCCCAGTGGAGTGAGGCTGAGCCCTGCCCCGGCTCCTGCTGTGAGGGAGGGGGGGCCACagggggggggcaggctggcccccccagccacctgcctgcAGCCCAGCAGCGCCTCACCTCCGCCTCGTCCTGGGGCCCGCAGCGGCTGGAAGTCACGTGGGCACAGGCCCGCCGTTCAGCCGGAGGAACCGGCGCGGCCGAGGCTGCCCTTGGGGATGTTGACGGTCACTGTTTATTAGGAGACTGACCCTCCCGCCTTCCTGCCCGAGAGGCTCAGAGAAACCTGCCTCCGGAGGGAGCCTGGGCCTCAGCACCCCCGGGCAGGGGTCTTCAGCCCGGTGTGCCGCGGCACCCTGGTGTGCCCCGAGGATGTGAACACAGGCCAGGCCTGACGATTCCGTCGGGGCACCGCCCTCTCCCCCTGCGATTGGCAAATAAAAAAGGACAACAGCTAACCATCACCCGTCCAGTGTGAAGGCCGGTCTCGCGCCATAAGCGTAGGGTGTCCCCCAGACTGTATGCACACTCGGAACAATTGTAAAGGCGGTGTTTACGAACATGCATTCCATCCTCAAAACTGAGCTGTCAGCTGTTCAAGTGCATATAGATTTGGGGGGACAACCTCTATACAGGTCCCGTCACATAACAAGGTTGCCTCTGATTGGTTCAtttttggtaccagaaatcctcgcgtgatttttttaaaatatattttttattgatttcacagaggaagggaaagggagagatagaaacactgatgagagagaatgattgatcggctgcctcctgctcgccccctactggggatcgagcctgcaaccgaggcatgtgccccgaccaggaattgagccgtgaccttctggctcataggtcaacgctcagtcactgagccacgctggctgggcggcacctgatttttttaaaaagtcactttggaacaAAAAGCGTAggcaattacttttttttttttttggcattaaaTCTATTAAGATTATAACTgctttttgtcagatcagcaaacaaTGCAGAATGTTAGCCGTTAGCTTACGTGCGCCGTGAGCTGAAGGGTGACCACCGCCGCCCAGAGCCCTTCCCCAGGCTCGGCCGGGGGCTCCAGGCCTGTTAGCGAGATGGTGTGTCCCCTGGGCTCCGAGCTCCCTACAGGAGGTGTTCCGGAAGAAACTCCCTACgccaagcacgtcaaactcacggcccacagggaatgtttttgcggcccagccaatataacggtgtgtaagaaacattttaatgaaagttttgtaccttaatttttacaatatcctattatacgtaattattaataatgaactacagcatccgctaatgactgatgactatcaTCGTGCTGCATTCGTTTCCCTCCGCGCCTCAGGCGCAGGCCCACCGTTCCCTCCACTAACACCGGCAGCGAATGTTccagcagccgatggccacgccgtccgtcttggactgacttgcttggtgtgcgcaacaggaactATTTCGCTTTCGGGGAACAAGAGAAACAGGTTTATTTGCGTGACACTtactaatttgtgcagttatgcagtgtctggtaagtccaagaaaaaaatagaaatttttattaaaatgtcctattattttatgtgaaCGACGACTCGTCTCtctcagccctttgtattcagcatgtctcccTCCGTCGAAGTAAACCtccgtttctatgaaaatggaagcttctGTGTTTGTGGCCACGTCCACGTAAACCTTGTTTGCTGGCCCGCGCTCGCCGTGAGTCTGACACGCTGGTCCTGCTGTGTGTTCCCCCGCCTCGACCACCTGCCAACCACCCGCTCCCAGTTCTGACAgcgaagccccccccccccgctttctcCTTCATCCAAGAATGTCCTCTGCGCCCGCGCTGCCTCGTGTCTTTGGAGTGTCCACGCTCACCTGAAGGCCCGCATGCCTGGGGATTAAggtttgattttctcctgttaacacAGCGgctctcaaccgtggctgcacattagagtcacctgggaatcttgttaaaatcctgatttccgggcctcatcctccggaaattctgtttctttgtgactcacGTTGTggccccaggtgattctaatgtgcagccaaggttgagaaccgctgtgtgaACCTGTCTCTGATAATTTGAATGCTGACCCAACTAGAActgagaaggtgggaggaaaagcaCTATTTTAGCCCCCGCCTGGGGCTAgggcccccaccctcacccccgcccacccaccccagaGTCCTGAGACCACCGGGCTCCAGCTGTGACCACCCATGGTCAGCAGGAGACACAGAGCTGACTATTGACGGGCAAGGGCTTCCGGCCGCACCTTCCACCTGACTTTGCTCTGAAACCCAGTCAGTCACCTCAGCCACGTCCACACCTGGACACTGCGCCCTGGGGAGCGGCCACTCCTCTATCTTTGGTTCCCGTCCTCGGAGGTGCACTCAGTCCCTGACCCCCAGAAATCCAACCTGCGAActtggtggagcagatgagccgATGGCGACGCCTGCTGGCCGTTCTGGAGTCTGACTCCAGTCCTGGCGCTGTCAGCTGCTAATGCGTatagatttggggggggggggggcagacaccCTGTATGTAGGTGATATAACAGAGTTGCGTCTTTGTTGGCCATGTCGCATAATAAGggtgcatctgattggttaatttgggtaccagaaatccttaccCAAGTACAGGCGCCTAATTTTTTAGGACGTCACTTTGGAGGAAAAAGGAGGCAATCAtcactttttttcctttgccAGCAGCACCCCAAACAAGCAGCTCTGGGCaccagtgaggaaactgaggcgacCTGAACCCCATGATCCCAGGGCCCCCACCAGAGAGCGAGGCCCTCGGCACAGACAGGCGGGACCCCGAGGGAGGGGACCCAGCCACTCCAAGTCCCACTGGGTGCCACTGGACGTGCACCCGTCCACGCGAGGCCCAGTGTCTCCGGTGCCCTCACCGCCCCTGCACCACCGCCTACAAGGTCCGCCCGGCCGCCAGCCAACGCAGCCGGCAGCCCCCTCCCAGGACACGGGCCCAGGCAGGGGGGTGGCTCTCGAGGGGCACGGGGACAGGTGAGAGGGCCAGGCCCCCGGTgtgcccctcctcctgctggtggggctcccccagctcctccggACAGCGCTGCCGGTTCCGTATCACTGGCTGAGCCTCCTGAGGttggaggggagagcagaggtgAGGCCAAGAGCTGCCATGGGTCCTGCCCATACCCTCCGGACGGGGCCCTGTGGCTCCCTCCCACACCCCGTggctcccccccaaccccctggccGCCCAGTAGCTCCCCCCACACCCCGTGGCTCCCTTCAGGGACTGTAACAGGGCGGGCGCTTCTCTGCTGGCCTGAGGCCACTCAAGTGCATCTggggccctgcctcccccaccaggtGGCCGCTGGGCAGGTGCAGCCTGGAGGCTCCCGGCCTCACCCggtccccccactcctcccaccctcttGCTCAGGACCCCAGCTGCGCCTGAGGCTGTCCCCTCTGGGGTGCGGCCCCCCTGTGAGCGCAGAGCAGAGGGGCAGCCTGCGGGCGAGTGGAGGTGCCCGTCTTGTCCTCATGACCTGGTTCCCAAGACTCGGAGCCCCTGCTCCCCAGCGGGGTCCCCAGAGCCGCTTCGTGGGGCCGGGGAGGGCTCAGCCCGGAGGGCCCTGTGCAGTCCCTGCGATCAGAACGTGAGGCGGCGACAGGAGCCGCGCGGGGGGCCATGCCGGACGGAGCCTGGCCCGGAGCGCGGGAGGCGAGCGAGGCTTCCCCGCCCCCCGGAGGCTCAGCACCCGCCTCTGGCCTCGATGCCCCGCAGTCCCGAGGGCTTGTCCCGCGCTCCACTGGCACGGGAGCAGCCAGGTCCGCTTTCAGACGCAGGAACCCCGCCGCGTCCGGCGCCCTCGGACCAGGCCCCCGCCTCGCTCGCCGCCTCCCCTGCACCCGCCCGGCTCGCCCACTCGGCTCCGGCTGGTCGGCACCCTTTCCAGCCCCGGCCTCCAGGAGGCGGGCCCCGCCCCGTCCCGCGTGACCCGCCCTCTCATCGCCCAATCCGAGCCCGCGGGCCCGGCTatcctccgccccgccccgcctgtcCCCGCCCCATCCCGCTCAGCCCCGCCCCGTCCCTCACCCGCCCTCTCATCGCCCAATCCGAGCCTGCGGGCCCGGCCgtcctccgccccgcccccacctggcACCGCCCCATCCCACTCAGCCCCGCCCCGTCCCGCGTGACCCGCCCTCTCATCGCCCAATCCGAGCCCGCGGGCCCGGCTAtcctccgccccgcccccacctggccccgccCTATCCCGCTCAGCCCCGCCCCGTCCCTCACCCGCCCTCTCATCGCCCAATCCGAGCCTGCGGGTCCGGCCgtcctccgccccgcccccacctggccccgccCTATCCCGCTCAGCCCCGCCCCGTCCCTCACCCGCCCTCTCATCGCCCAATCCGAGCCTGCGGGTCCGGCCgtcctccgccccgcccccacctggccccgccccgcaggCCGTGACGCACAAGGTGTGCGCCGCACGCCCAGCCGGTCACCAGGCAGCGCCGTGCGGGCGTGGCCATCCGGCTCCCCGCGGCCATGGCTTCCGCGGCCGCCAGTCCCCCCGAGGTGGTCCGCGCGGCCCAGAAGGACGACTACTACCGCGGCGGGTTGCGGAGCGCGGCGGGCAGCGCCCTGCACAGCCTGGCGGGTGAGCGTCGAGGGCGCCGCTGGCGGTGCCCGGCCCGTGGATGGTCCTGGGCGCCCCCGCCGAGACCTGCGCTGGAGGAGGAAGCGAAGGCCGTGGGCGCCGGCCGCCGGGAGGGCGAGGAGCGTGGGGAGCCTCCGGGAGCGCGGGCGGGGCGCCAGCAGAACGAGGGCCTGTCGATGGCGCCAGGCGCGTGTCGGCGCTTTCCAAGCATTAACCCCCCAACACCCTGCAAAGCGGGACTCGGCGTCCCCGCCTCCAGGTTGGGACCTTGGGGTCCGGAGACCCTGGGGCTGCCCGAGGCCATGACTCAGTCTGTCACCCCGTCTGTCCTGCGGCTTCCGGGCGCCAGGACACCCCAGGCCCGCCCTGCGGGGAGATGGACTCCACGCGGtggcccaggccaggcaggagCAGGGGGCGCAGAATGGGCCGCCgagccgggggaggggagggggcgcgtTTAGGACAGTCTCGGCCCGAGGGCAGGTGGTCGTgctgggcctgggcagcggggccctccccctcgcccccgcccGGTAACGATGCCTCTGCTGCTCTCAGGCGCCAGGAAGTGGCTGGAGTGGCGGAAGGAGCTCGAGCTGCTGTCGGACGTGGCCTACTTCGGCCTCACCACGCTGGCAGGTACGCGCCCGGGGGCCTCGGACCCGGGGCCACAACACGCGCCAAGCGCGGAGGacgggaggggctgagggcggagTCTGAAGCTCCCGGAGGTGCTTCCCAGCGGCCCCGGAGCTGGGGGGAGCCAGGCCCTGAGCCCACCGGGGCCTCTGGGAGCCCCGATTCCGCTCACCTGTCGCGTGGGTGTCCTCTCTCATCCTGTGTCCCTGGGACCTCTCTCCTGGGCCTGGCCGGGTGCCGTGGAGACGCTTCTCCGTGGCTGAGCCCGTGGCTGAGGGGCCTGGCACAGCCTGTCAGGGGAGCCCGTCCTTCAGACCTGCCTCAGCCTGCCCCTGGgtgtcccccgcccccaggctaCCAGACCCTCGGCGAGGAGTACGTGGGGCTCATCCAGGTGGACCCGTCCCGGAGGCAGGTGCCCCTGAGGTGGCGCCGCGGCGTGCTGGTCGCGCTGCACACGGTCCTGCCCTACGTGCTGGACAAGGCCCTGCTCCAcctggagcaggagctgcaggccgATGGCAACGCCGCCCGCCCGGCGCCCGGCAGCCTGGCACCCAGCGCGAGAGGCCGGTCGGGAGCCAGGCGCTGGGTGCACAGGCAGGTGGCGGCCCTGCCGGAGCCGCAGAGGAAGGCGCTGCTGAGGGCCGTGCTGGTGttcaggcagggcctgggctgcctCCACCGGCTGCACGTCGCCTGGTTCTACATCCACGGCGCCTTCTACCACCTGGCCAAGAGGCTCACCGGAGTCACCTATGTAAGTGCGGTGCCGCCACCCTGATCCGGGTTGGCTCTTCAGGGCCTCTGTGGGCTAGCAGTCATGGGGCTGAGCCCAAACCCTCCACTGGGTTTTGTTGGTTCACaatttgctaaaaaaaataaaaaacaaggagGTTTAGTTTCCACAAACCCTGAGGGCACGGCAAGTCTGCCTCGGGCCACACCCGGTGCAGGCCCTGCGCCTGCTCCTTCCTCAGAGCACAGGCCTGTGGCCACACCTCGCAGGCTGCCCTGATGGTGGGTCACGGGTAAGTGTGTCTCCTGGCGAACGTGAGCCCCAATGCTGACGGCACCCCGCCTGTCTTCCCTAGTCTTTGCCGCCCACTCTGCTGGAGGACACTTCACACCCTCCTGTCCCAGTTCCCTGCCCCAGTCACCTAGGAGCCGCCCTGGGACCTGCCTGCCCACCAGCGGGTCCCCGGCCAGAGGGTCCTGGCTGCTCCCAGCATTGTGCTCCCTGTGAGGAagccccagcctccccctgcccccttcacCTCCCTCAGCAGCATGGTCCCGGGGCCTGTGCCTCCCCCGTGGGTCAGTCTCGTCCCCACGGGCTCCTCTGTGTGCTGCTGAGCTGCTGGGACGAGGCCGAGCTGCCCAGAAGCGTCCCTGACTGCCCCCACCTGTGCTCAGGCCCTGGAAAGTGCCCTGCCCTCCTCACTCACCTGAGGCCCACGCCATTCTCCGTTCCCGTGCAccgaggggcagggctggcctccaGGCGGTCCAGTCTGTGTGCCTGTCATGACTGTCCCCTGGGGTCCTTGACAGCTCCGCCTCCACCGCCCGCCTGCAGAGGACCTGAGGGCCCGGGCGAGCTACCGGCTGCTGGGCCTGGTCTCCCTGCTGCACCTGGTGCTGTCCCTGGGCCTGCAGCTCTACGGCTTCCGCCAGAGGCAGCGCGCCCAGCGGGAGTGGAAGCTGCACCGCAGGCTGTCTCACcgcaggtgagcgggcggcacCAGGGCTCGGGCGGCTCAGCAAGGACTTTGAGGCtcagttccccccacccccaccccccgcaggagCCTCACGGAGGAGAGAGCGGTGTCCCGGACCTCGCTGTGCACCCTGTGCCTGGAGGAGCGCAGGCACTCGACGGCCACGCCCTGCGGCCACCTGTTCTGCTGGGAGTGCATCACCCAGTGGTGCGACACCAAGGTCAGCAGCCCTTGGAGTGCAGGTCCTGGGGGACCGCCGCCCTGAAACGAGGGAGGGCGGGTGTCTTAAACCCCCAGGTGGGCAGGTAGGGGGTCGGTCAGGAGTCCAGGCACCACAGCTGCCTATGGACACTTGGCCAGAAGCATCCGAGCTCATCGCTCCTGGGGGTGTCCCTTCCTGGAGGCTCCTGGTCACACGTGCCAGACCTGCCCTCCAGCCAGACAGGCGCCTAGCATGACGGCCGTGGGAGCTCggacagccctgccctggccttggagacctCGGGCGAGGGGGCACTGAGCCTCTCGCCTCCATCTGACCCAGGAGGCCCGGTCCTGGGCCCCCCGCTTCATGGCGAGCTCACCGCACCCAGCATCtcggggcggggctgaggggagtgggagggcCACCCGGTGAGGAGGTGAACGGGGCGTGATGCTCACTGTTCACCCCTCGGCTGCCCCGTGGGTGCCTGGCAGGCGAGCGGCCAACCttgcagggctggagggaggctgACCTGGTCTCACCCAGGTGGCCCTTGGGGGTGGGACCGCCCGGCTTCAGGAAACGGGATGGGTGATGGGCACAGGCAGCCCCGTGGGCATCTCAACCCCCGTCCCGTCACCGTGCCAGGCTGGCCGTCTTGCCGACGGGTCGCTGCTCTGGCTGCAGTTCCCTGCTCTTCCCAGCGCCCGGGTGAGGGCCTTTTCAGGCTGCGGCTTCGAAGACATGCAAACTGTCTTGTGTTACGTTGATGGAGGGGCTGGTGGGGTGGGCACAGCCCATgtgacctctccctccccccagacgGAGTGTCCCCTGTGCCGGGAGAGGTTCCCTCCCCAGAAGCTGGTCTACCTGCGGCACTTCCGGTGACAGGACAGACGGATGGAGCCACCGGCAGCCGCCTGTCAGGAGAGACAATGAATTCTGACAAACTTGCACAGAAACCGTAAAATCctctgattttatattttttgtcacGAGATGCTGCGCCAGCAGCTCAGGAGGACAAGCTGGGCGGCTGGTCCAAGGCTCCCGGCCAGGTTCGGACAGGGGCTCCGCTCAGCTCAGTTCCCGCCGGCCCCATGGCACCCCCCTCACCCCGCAGTGCCAGGCGGTGGCTCTGCAGGGACTCGCTCCCTGGGACCAGGTCCtaggccctcccttccccagaccGCAGAGCTGAGGACACACCGGTCCCTTCTGTGATGAGAAGACAAGCCAACATCGGGTGGGCAAGTGCAGCCCGCCAGCCCCCCACCTACTaaccctgcccccaccacagcTGCTGCGGAGCGGCCAGGCACAGCCCCTCACGGGCGTGGAGACCAGGGCGTCCAGCAGGTGcatctcctcacctgaggattccCTGCTGATggttggagaggaagggaagggagagacagacacatggaCATGACACAcggactggttgcctctcacctgcgccccaacctgggccccaaatcaaacctgcaactgaagtacgtgccTCTGGCCAGACTCGAACCCATGACCACCCAGTCTGTGGGCTGAagctctaactgctgagccaaaccagccttaATTCACATGTCGAGTCTGTTCCCCATTTAGGACACAGGTCTGTCCTGGTCCCTACAGACTGAGGGCCCCCCACCC is drawn from Myotis daubentonii chromosome 3, mMyoDau2.1, whole genome shotgun sequence and contains these coding sequences:
- the PEX10 gene encoding peroxisome biogenesis factor 10; translated protein: MASAAASPPEVVRAAQKDDYYRGGLRSAAGSALHSLAGARKWLEWRKELELLSDVAYFGLTTLAGYQTLGEEYVGLIQVDPSRRQVPLRWRRGVLVALHTVLPYVLDKALLHLEQELQADGNAARPAPGSLAPSARGRSGARRWVHRQVAALPEPQRKALLRAVLVFRQGLGCLHRLHVAWFYIHGAFYHLAKRLTGVTYLRLHRPPAEDLRARASYRLLGLVSLLHLVLSLGLQLYGFRQRQRAQREWKLHRRLSHRRSLTEERAVSRTSLCTLCLEERRHSTATPCGHLFCWECITQWCDTKTECPLCRERFPPQKLVYLRHFR